The Planktothrix sp. FACHB-1365 genomic sequence ATCCCACAATTTAATCGTGTTGTCCGAACTCCCACTAGCTAACGTCCGACCATTGGGACTAAAGGCTACAGAGTTGACAAAACTTGAATGTCCGGTAAGCGTGGAAATTTGCCGTTGGCTCGCAACATCCCACAATTGTATCGTTTTACCACTCCCACTGGCTAACGTCCGACCATTGGGACTAAAGGCTACAGAGTTGACATCATATGAATCTACAGTAAGAGTAGCAATTTGCCGTTGGCCCCACAAATCCCACCATTTACGTTGACTCTGTACATCCCACAATTTAATCGTCTTGTACACCTTACACCCACTGGCTAACGTCCGACCATCGGGACTGAAGGCTACAGACAAGACATGATGTGAATGTCCGGTGAGGGTGGAAATTTGCCGTTGGCTCTGCACATCCCACAATTTTATCGTTTTGTCATCGCTCCCACTGGCTAATGTCCGACCATCGGGACTGAAGGCTACAGATCTGATAACCTCTGAATGTCCAGTGAGCGTGGCAGTTTGTCGTTGGCTCTGCACATCCCACAATTTTATCGTGTTAATTATGCCATCCCCACTCGCACTAGCTAACGTCCGACCATCGGGACTAAAGGCTATAGACCTGACATAATCTGAATGTCCGCCAGTGAGAGTTAATGGGGTGAGAGGATTTTGATTTGTCCAGATTTCATTCATTATCGAGTTATATATAATTGGTTAATGAGAATCAAAGATTAAAAAGTATTGCCCACCTTACCAATCTAATTATGTATCTAACTATTAAAAATGTTCTTTATAGCCATAATGTTTTCCAGTGTCTGGATGCGTTTTGCATTCTAGCTTACAACCTAAAGTAAACTGCTCTGTTTGATCTACATCTAATCGGTATTGTGTACCAATTGAATTAGCCACATCTGGATCGGTTTTCTTCACAGGTTTAATTGTTAATATCCGAGATTCTTTATCACAAGTTTCTAGCAATACTTCATCATCAGCTAAAGGAAAATGATCGTGCAATAAGCAGATTCCAAGACGATGAATGTTATCATATCGCTGAAGAATACTGCGAATTTCATTAAAGCAAGCTATATCTTTATCAGAGATAGGAGTTACTTCATCAATATCAGGTAAACTTACTCTGTTTGTTAATTGGTTAGTTGTAGAGTTCATGATTATAGTTGATATTTAGTATGTGTTCAAAATCAATAAAGCATAATCAAATCAAATAACACAACAATAAAAGTTCGGATTTTATCGGTAGATTTGTTACAAAAGATTAAGCAAAAGATCGAAAAAGTTCGGAAAATATCGGATCAAAGTTAAGCTATAATGCTTAAAATATTTATCTGGTATAGTTTTGATGAATGTAAATGAAGTGTTACAATTTGTGGATCGGCTAGTTGTTGAAAAAATGGGAAGACACCTCAATGATGTGGAAAAAGCCGTAGTTGAGGGAACTTGGCAAAGACAAAGTTATAATGATATTGCGGAGAAATGTCATATTACAGAAGGTCACGCTGGTGATATTGCGTCTGAATTATGGCAATTACTATCTGAAGCTTTAGGTGAAGATATAAAAAAATCTAATTTTCGTTCAACATTAGAAAGAATCAGCATTGGAGAATCTCAAAATCCTAATATTTGTATTGCTAATAATAATTACTTTTTTGGATCACAAATAATTAATGAGCCTCTTAGAAAAAGTAAAGAAAGTGATACAAATACTAAATCTCAATCATCTTACCACGATTTGACCTTAGCTCCTAAAATAATTAAATTTTATAACAGAGAAACTGAATTAAAAACCCTTTCTAATTGGATTTTAAATCAAAATACACCTTTAATCTCAGTCTTAGGACGATCAGGAATAGGTAAAAGTTACTTGGTTAGAAGATTTATTGATTTAAACTTAGAACAATTTGAAGTTATTATTTGGAGAAGTTTAAAATATCCAGAATCTTCAGATTTATTAATTGATGATTTACTCAATATTAGCCAAAAAAATATTAAACCTAATAACCATAATAAATTAAAACAATTATTTGATATTTTTAGAGATAAACAATGTTTAATTATTCTTGATGATGTGGACAACATCTTTATCAATAGTCAATTGGCAGGACAATACAAGACTGAATATCAAGATTATCAAAACTTTTTTACTAAAATTATTGAAACAGAAAATCAAAGTCATGTAATTTTAATAAGTCAGGAAAAGTGTAAAGAGATGGAATGTTTAGATGAGGAATTATATCCCGTTAAATGCTTAGAGTTATCAGGTTTAGCTCATGTAGAAATTCTAAGAGATATGGGTTTAAAAGATGAAAATCTTTGGTTAAATTTAATCAATTTATATGAAGGAAATCCTTTTTATATTAAAAATATCGCTAACTCAATTAAAAATGTTTTTGATGGTTATGTGGGTGAATTCTTAGCCGAGAATGAATTAGTAATCCCTAAAGATATACAAACAAATTTACAACTATTATTTAATAGATTATCACCGATAGAACAAAAAATTGTAATCAAATTGAGTGATTCTGAACAGCTTGTATCCAGAGAAGATTTAAAAACAAGTTTAGATTTATCTTCAACAGATTTAATTAATAGTTTAGAATCCTTACAACACAGATATTTAGTAACGAAAATAACAGGAGATAAAATTAGGTTTAAATTATCGAACGTTTTCAAAGAATATATGAAAAATTGTAGTAAAAATAGCTGTTAAATTTCTTGCCATTCCCTAGCGTCAACAAATAAAGATAAATACTTTTTGGTGCAGAATCTAATAAAATAACTTTACTCATTAAATTGAAACATCCTCTAAAAATTCAATAATTTTTAAAGTTTCTTTTTGTTCATTTTTATCATCTAATTCAGCCCAAGACTCAAATAATTGTTTGATTTTTTCTGAATTTTGCTCACTATTATTAATTTGATTAATAGCATTATCCCAAGCATTAATAGAGATCTGTTTTGTCAGCAAACTTTGACGGAATAAACGCACAAAATTTAATAATTCAGGTATATATTCTTCTGGAGTTTGTTCAATTTCTGTTAATAAATCAAGCCGTTGTTTTGTTGCTGTAATCTTATAATTATCCATCATTATTTACCTCGATTTTTCAAATTTTGGCTAAGGTAACTTCATAAAAAGTGATCTTTTTAGACTTATTCCTAAAATTATACTACTTTATTATCGCAGGAGCAATAGCTAAAGTATAGCAGGAAGTCGAAAAATAATCACAATAGATGTTACTCATTAACATAATTTTCTTCTACAAATTTAAACGGGATTTAAAATTCACAACAGAACCAATAACAGCGATCGCAGGGGCTTCAAAACCTGTTTCTTCTACTTTTTGAACAATGGTTTCTAAAGTTCCAATTAACTCTTCTTGATCCGGTCGAGTTCCCCAGCGAATTAACGCCACAGGAGTTTCTGGAGACTGTCCAGCTTCGGTTAACTGTTGAATAATATAGGGTAAATTGTGAACTCCCATATAAATAACGATGGTTTCTGAACCTTTGGCGAGTGCTTCCCAATTCACAGAAGGTCGATATTTTCCTGCGGTTTCATGACCGGTTACAAAGGTAACAGATGAACTATGATCTCGATGGGTTAAGGGAATTCCCGCATAAGCAGGAGCCGCAATTCCTGATGTAATTCCGGGTACAACCTCAACGGGAATACCCGCTTGAATTAAATCTTCCATTTCTTCACCACCGCGACCAAAAATAAACGGATCTCCTCCTTTTAACCGCACCACAACGGCATGAGTTTGAGCCTTTTCAATTAACAGTTGAGTAGTTTCTTCTTGTAATAATGAGTGTCGTCCCCGTCGTTTTCCCGCATGAATTTTTTCCGCTTGCGGGTTAATTAAATCTAAAATTTGAGGACTGACTAAGGCATCATAAATGACGACATCTGCAAATTCTAATAAGGTTTTTCCTTTAATGGTTAATAAGCCGGGGTCTCCTGGCCCTGCACCGACAAGATAGACCTTACCTAAACAGTGTTGAGGTTGATTCATAGTCACTTTACTCAAATCTTAGTTCGTTGAAAAGGGAGTTAAACAAATTAACTGTATCTTTCGAGGCGATGGGTTTGCTATGTTGTTTAATTACCGATAACTGAATGGATGATTTTACTCACTGATTTAACACAACCTGGTAATACAAATCTGTAATTAAAGATAACTTTTTTTACAGTAGCAATTTTTCCTAGAGGGAAGAACAGTATAGAGGGGGAGAAAACCAGAACCTTTAAGGCGAATTTTCTCGGTTTCGGTTGAGCGATCGCACCTCAACTATTCTCGTTCCTGAAAGATGATAATTATAGAATAATACGAAACGGTAGTGATTTTGTCATGTTTTAATCATTTTCATCTACAAACTGTAGAGCTTCGATCAATTGAGAACCTGGGGAGGGAGGTAGAATGGGAGTGGGAGGAATAGAGGTTAGGTCATCCCTTTGGCAAATTCCGCCGACCTGCACCATAGAACCTTCTATTTTAACGATAAATAATGCACCCGAATAACTTTTAATCCGAGGAAGGTTTGCGGAAACTTCAAATAATACTTGCTCCGATTCCACTTTCATTTTATATTGAATGCACCCATTAATATTAAGTTAATTTTCCAGCTATTTTTTGATTTTATTTATTTGAGGAATTTCATTGATTCCATCAATTGAGCATCAAGGGGACAGCGAACTTGATAAAAGTTGGGAAAAGGAGGTTGAATGGGAGTTGGAGCCGTAAAGGAGGAGCGAGGACTTTTACAAATTCCTCCCACCAGGATAACGGATTGATTGTTCTTAATCTTAAAGATCGCGCCAGAGTAACTCACCCGTCGCCAAATAATAGGAATCGCTTCAAAAAATACTCGATCTGACTCTACCGTCATTTTAAATTGATAGGTTCCGATACCTTTTGAAGTCCCTCGATATAGATTTTCTAAGTTAGGAGTAAATTTACCATATTTTCTCAATTGTTGATTTTGATTTTTAATTAAACTCCTTAAAATTGATCTACCTTGTGCTTGTTGACCTCTGCGAATTTTATTATCAAAGTGAAAAAAGCCTAGAGTAACCAGGATTAATAATATACTTGAACAAGACAAATATATCCATTTTTTTTGAGAATTTAAAAGAGTAAATTTTGACATATTTGTGATCCTAGATTGGATAATAAAACAGAAATTTTTCATGAATGATGCTAAATTTAATATAACGGTTATCAATTAAAAATGGATAAAAATTTACTATAATATAACTTAGTTTATTAAAGTTAACTCAACGTTTGCACGCGCAACTGAAGTCGGGGAGGTGAATATAGTGCTCCCCATGATGGGTTATGACTTCGGAGTCAAACCTGAAACCCTTTCACTTCTTACTGTTCCCTGTTCCCTGTTCCCTGTTCCCTGTTCCCTGTTCCCTTGCTATAGCTAACAGCTTAAGGAAAATGAATATTGACCAATTGGAAATTTTATTAGTCGTGTCAGAACAAGGAAGCTTTTCAGAAGCAGCATTAAGTCTAAGTATCTCTCAATCTGCTGTGAGTCGAGCGATCGCAGCCTTAGAAGATGAACTGGGTGTCCCCTTGCTGCTGCGAGGACGGTTTGGTGCTCGTCCCACCCTAATAGGAGAACGGGTAATGCTACACGCCCAAAAAATCTTAGAACTGCGTGAAACCATTGATTATGAAGTCAATTTAGAAAAAGGCTTACAGCGAGGAAAAATTCGGGTTGCATCCTTTCGCAGCGCCGCAACTCACATCCTTCCCTCAAAAGTTGCTCTATTTCGGAGCCGTTTTCCCAATGTAGAAATCACAATTACCGAAACCGATCCGTTAGGAATTGAACAAGCTTTACGAACAGGTCAAGTCGATATTGGCTTAGTTCCGCTACCCCGTTCTGAAGAATTTCAAACCTGGGAAATAGCCAGAGATGAATATGTGGTGTTGCTCCCTAGCTGTGTCGGTCACATTCCCGAAACCTTAACCTGGGAAGAACTTTCAACCTACTCTTTTATATTATTTAATTATGCCGAATGTACCTCTGCGGTGCGTGAACATTGGGCAAAATGGGGCCAATCGTTAAAAGTCGCCTATCAAATTAAAGAAGATTCAACCATTGTTAGTATGGTCGCCCAAGGCTTAGGAGCCGCAATTTTACCTCGTTTAGCCGCCTTACCCATTCCTCCCCAAGTCCAAGTTAGAGCCTTACCTGCTCCCTTAGAACGAGTGATTGGTGCTGCGATCTGGTCAAATGGCTTCCATGTTCCGGCCGTTTTCGCCTTTCTCGATGTCTTAAGAGGAACGGGAGTATTTTTAAAGTAGAGGAATAGAAGTGTTGAGTGTTAACCGTCAACCGTCAACACTCAACCATCAACATCTAACTAGCTTTATCTAGGATCTCGGTTTGAAGACTCCCATTACACCGCCAGGTTAACGGTGAATAAAGATGAAAAACCGAGCAACAAAACCAGATTGGCACGACATAGAAACAGTTGACACAAAAACAGAAACTTGTGTTAACCTAGATTTAGGTCGAGATAGGTAGCATAAATGCTGGTTTTAGAATTTAAAGTTAGAGCCGCATTGCAACAACGTAAGGCAATAGATGAAGCGATTCGTACAGCCCAATTCGTCCAAAACAAATGTTTAAGATATTGGATGGATAACAAAGGGGTTAATAAGTACGATTTGAACAAATATTGTCGTGTATTAGCTCATGACTTTAAATTCGCGTCGGAACTGAATTCTCAGGCTAGACAATCTAGCGCCGAAAGAGCATGGTCAGCTATTGCTCGATTCTATGATAATTGCAAGCGGAAAGTTCCTGGCAAAAAAGGTTTCCCTCGTTTCAAGAAAAACTGCCGTTCGGTTGAATACAAAACAACCGGATGGCAATTAAATTTAGAAACCCGTAAAGCCATTACCTTTACTGACAAGAAAGGGATTGGACGGTTACGGTTAGTAGGAAGCTATGATCTACATTTTTACCAACCCGAACAAATTAAGCGAGTTCGATTAGTTAGACGTGCAGACGGCTATTATTGTCAATTTCTGATTTCAATTGACGTTAAGATTCAATCTAAACCAACTAATAAAACAATTGGTTTAGATGTAGGGTTATCTGCTTTTTATACTGACGACCAAGGTAATAAAGTAGACAACCCTAAATTCTTGAGAAAGGGAGAAAAGAAAATTAAGCGGTTGCAGAGACAACTTTCTCGAAAACAGAAAGAGTCTAATAATCGCAAAAAAGCCAGACAGCGATTAGCTAAGTCCCATCTAAAAATCAGTCGGCAACGAAAAGAGTTTTGCAAACGAGTTGCATACTCCGTCATCCACTCTAACGACGTGGTAGCCTACGAAGATTTAAGGATAAAAAACTTAGTGAAAAATCATTGTCTAGCTAAGTCAATTAATGATGCAGCTTGGTATCAATTCCGTATTTGGTTAGAATATTTTGGGAGAAAGTACGGCAAGGCTACTATCGCTGTTCCTCCTCAATATACAAGCCAAAACTGTTCAAATTGCGGAAAAATCGTCAAAAAATCCCTATCAACAAGAACCCACGTTTGTAGTTGTGGATGTCAGTTAGATAGGGATGAAAATGCTGCAAAAAACATTTTAAGAATTGGATTAAGTACGGCAGGACATACCGGAACTTTCGGTTTAGAACCGATAAATGCTTTGGGAGAATTGACCTCTACTTTAACGGGAACAATCCTGTTGGGGCAAGTCGATTCGTTGAACAAAGAATCTCCCGTCACATTGCTTTGCGATTGACGTTGAGAGTGTCAATTACGTTTAGCACCGATCATGCGTTCAACACTCATGGCTCCCACGCCCAAAATCACTAAAGCCATCCCATAAATTTGCTGCTGTTTAATGGATTCACCAATAATCCAGAAGGCAAACAACGCCGTTAAAGCTGGCCCCGTAGTTCCGATAATCGAGGCTAAGGAAGCTCCCGCCGAACGAATGGCAAAATTGTTTAATAAATAACTCGATAGGGTGAGAACCCCTAAAACAACGCCACCGATGATTAACCCGTTCCAAACACCCGGTTCAATACTAATCCCTAAATTATCGGGTAATACCATTAAGCTCACGGCTGAAAACACAAAGATAGCCGCAAAGTTCACCAAACTAAAGGGAATCGGATGAAGTTTTCCAGCCGCCACTTGTGTCAACAATACATAACCCGCAAATGCTATACCTGCACAGATTGCAGCGATCACACCTACCTGTACATTACCCATAGCAATATTAGGATTTCGGGCTGGTAAACACAGAATACCTCCAGCCAAAATCGTAATCATGGCAATCACTCGGATTAACGTGGGTCGATCTCCAAATAAACCCCAAGAAGCAATTACCGTAACAATGGGGTAGATAAAGAAAATCGTAATCGCAATTCCGGTTGGAATTTCACCAATTGCGACATAAATAGCGACTTGAGATAAAAATAAGAAAAATCCACTCCCAATCACCGTCAGCATTAAGCGACGATCACCAGACTGAAGAAAACGTCGGAGATCCTGCCAAACTGGGGGATACAAAAACGTTGCCACAATCGGCATCAGTCCCATGACCACAATCATGCGGAGTAACAAAATTAATAAGGAATTTCCGATGCCAGGAGAAATAATTCCTTCCAGCGAAAATAAACCCAAGATTTCACGGGGTTGTGGCCCTTTGAGGATAATCTTGAGACAGACGTTAAATAACGACAGGGATACGGCCGATAGTAACGCTAAAAATAAGCCCAATTGCACCGGAGAAGAGGGTTTTGCCCCGGAAGGAGCGGTTTCCGGTGGCTTCGTTAGGGTCGTCTTCCCTGGGGGAAGGGCTTCAGGACGTCCGCTTGATAATTCTCGTCTGGAACTCTCTCCCCGCAGGGTTGAAGTTTCAGCCTGTTGCTCTAAACGAGCAACAATAGTTTCTAGCAAAGCTTCGGCTTGCTGTTCCAGGGTTTGCATATTGTTCAAGCGTCGAGATAGGTCACTTTGGTAGTGACTTAATTCCTGCTGTAACGCCTGAAATGTATGGTTGAGGCTTGTTTCCAAAACCGCTTCCAATTGTCGATTATTAAAATTTTCATCCCCCAGATCAGACAGGGGAACCAATCCACTGGGATCGGTTGATAATAGAGGTGGATCGCTGGCTGCTTTGATTTGATTAATCCGAGCGATCAAGGCTTGTTCGACATTACGAGCAACAATTTGGGTCAGTTGTTTCAGCCAAGCTGGATTGGGAGGAAT encodes the following:
- the cobA gene encoding uroporphyrinogen-III C-methyltransferase, which produces MNQPQHCLGKVYLVGAGPGDPGLLTIKGKTLLEFADVVIYDALVSPQILDLINPQAEKIHAGKRRGRHSLLQEETTQLLIEKAQTHAVVVRLKGGDPFIFGRGGEEMEDLIQAGIPVEVVPGITSGIAAPAYAGIPLTHRDHSSSVTFVTGHETAGKYRPSVNWEALAKGSETIVIYMGVHNLPYIIQQLTEAGQSPETPVALIRWGTRPDQEELIGTLETIVQKVEETGFEAPAIAVIGSVVNFKSRLNL
- a CDS encoding LysR family transcriptional regulator, giving the protein MNIDQLEILLVVSEQGSFSEAALSLSISQSAVSRAIAALEDELGVPLLLRGRFGARPTLIGERVMLHAQKILELRETIDYEVNLEKGLQRGKIRVASFRSAATHILPSKVALFRSRFPNVEITITETDPLGIEQALRTGQVDIGLVPLPRSEEFQTWEIARDEYVVLLPSCVGHIPETLTWEELSTYSFILFNYAECTSAVREHWAKWGQSLKVAYQIKEDSTIVSMVAQGLGAAILPRLAALPIPPQVQVRALPAPLERVIGAAIWSNGFHVPAVFAFLDVLRGTGVFLK
- a CDS encoding WD40 repeat domain-containing protein, coding for MNEIWTNQNPLTPLTLTGGHSDYVRSIAFSPDGRTLASASGDGIINTIKLWDVQSQRQTATLTGHSEVIRSVAFSPDGRTLASGSDDKTIKLWDVQSQRQISTLTGHSHHVLSVAFSPDGRTLASGCKVYKTIKLWDVQSQRKWWDLWGQRQIATLTVDSYDVNSVAFSPNGRTLASGSGKTIQLWDVASQRQISTLTGHSSFVNSVAFSPNGRTLASGSSDNTIKLWDVQSQRQISTLTGHSEMLWSVTFSPDGRTLASGSVDNTIKLWDVQSQRQIATLTGHSDHVWSVAFSPDGRTLASGSLDKTIKLWRVR
- a CDS encoding NB-ARC domain-containing protein, with product MNVNEVLQFVDRLVVEKMGRHLNDVEKAVVEGTWQRQSYNDIAEKCHITEGHAGDIASELWQLLSEALGEDIKKSNFRSTLERISIGESQNPNICIANNNYFFGSQIINEPLRKSKESDTNTKSQSSYHDLTLAPKIIKFYNRETELKTLSNWILNQNTPLISVLGRSGIGKSYLVRRFIDLNLEQFEVIIWRSLKYPESSDLLIDDLLNISQKNIKPNNHNKLKQLFDIFRDKQCLIILDDVDNIFINSQLAGQYKTEYQDYQNFFTKIIETENQSHVILISQEKCKEMECLDEELYPVKCLELSGLAHVEILRDMGLKDENLWLNLINLYEGNPFYIKNIANSIKNVFDGYVGEFLAENELVIPKDIQTNLQLLFNRLSPIEQKIVIKLSDSEQLVSREDLKTSLDLSSTDLINSLESLQHRYLVTKITGDKIRFKLSNVFKEYMKNCSKNSC
- a CDS encoding RNA-guided endonuclease TnpB family protein, with protein sequence MLVLEFKVRAALQQRKAIDEAIRTAQFVQNKCLRYWMDNKGVNKYDLNKYCRVLAHDFKFASELNSQARQSSAERAWSAIARFYDNCKRKVPGKKGFPRFKKNCRSVEYKTTGWQLNLETRKAITFTDKKGIGRLRLVGSYDLHFYQPEQIKRVRLVRRADGYYCQFLISIDVKIQSKPTNKTIGLDVGLSAFYTDDQGNKVDNPKFLRKGEKKIKRLQRQLSRKQKESNNRKKARQRLAKSHLKISRQRKEFCKRVAYSVIHSNDVVAYEDLRIKNLVKNHCLAKSINDAAWYQFRIWLEYFGRKYGKATIAVPPQYTSQNCSNCGKIVKKSLSTRTHVCSCGCQLDRDENAAKNILRIGLSTAGHTGTFGLEPINALGELTSTLTGTILLGQVDSLNKESPVTLLCD
- a CDS encoding DMT family transporter, giving the protein MGTQDNQPPPLGSGETRPADEILNSVMQELEAFHRQMKEQMSQDIQRLQADKDRLIEDIDSLQTEYRRLQSQQFQTLSDRIPPNPAWLKQLTQIVARNVEQALIARINQIKAASDPPLLSTDPSGLVPLSDLGDENFNNRQLEAVLETSLNHTFQALQQELSHYQSDLSRRLNNMQTLEQQAEALLETIVARLEQQAETSTLRGESSRRELSSGRPEALPPGKTTLTKPPETAPSGAKPSSPVQLGLFLALLSAVSLSLFNVCLKIILKGPQPREILGLFSLEGIISPGIGNSLLILLLRMIVVMGLMPIVATFLYPPVWQDLRRFLQSGDRRLMLTVIGSGFFLFLSQVAIYVAIGEIPTGIAITIFFIYPIVTVIASWGLFGDRPTLIRVIAMITILAGGILCLPARNPNIAMGNVQVGVIAAICAGIAFAGYVLLTQVAAGKLHPIPFSLVNFAAIFVFSAVSLMVLPDNLGISIEPGVWNGLIIGGVVLGVLTLSSYLLNNFAIRSAGASLASIIGTTGPALTALFAFWIIGESIKQQQIYGMALVILGVGAMSVERMIGAKRN
- a CDS encoding type IV pilin-like G/H family protein, with the protein product MSKFTLLNSQKKWIYLSCSSILLILVTLGFFHFDNKIRRGQQAQGRSILRSLIKNQNQQLRKYGKFTPNLENLYRGTSKGIGTYQFKMTVESDRVFFEAIPIIWRRVSYSGAIFKIKNNQSVILVGGICKSPRSSFTAPTPIQPPFPNFYQVRCPLDAQLMESMKFLK